Proteins co-encoded in one Arachis hypogaea cultivar Tifrunner chromosome 13, arahy.Tifrunner.gnm2.J5K5, whole genome shotgun sequence genomic window:
- the LOC112792349 gene encoding 26S proteasome non-ATPase regulatory subunit 8 homolog A, with the protein MDPKLTEVSQLFERFKAAFLRKDYDTCSNLLSQLKVKLTEFRSLPPLFEDTPNAVRELTIARDIYEHAVVLSVKIEDQDAFERDFFQLKPYYTDACNKLPPSPQEYPILGLNLLRLLVQNRIAEFHTELELLSSAALENPCIKHAVELEQSFMEGAYNRVLSARQTVPHDTYVYFMDLLAKTVRDEIAGCSEKAYDYLSMNDAKQMLMFTSDKELSEYIKEDHPEWEIKNSCVFFQKAKESAPCKEIPSLQLINQTLSYARELERIV; encoded by the exons ATGGATCCGAAGCTAACAGAGGTTTCTCAGCTCTTTGAGCGCTTCAAGGCCGCGTTTCTCAGGAAAGACTACGATACCTGCTCCAATCTACTTTCCCAGCTAAAG GTTAAACTGACAGAGTTCAGAAGCCTTCCTCCCTTGTTTGAAGATACACCTAATGCTGTTCGTGAATTAACAATAGCAA GGGACATATATGAGCATGCTGTTGTCCTTAGTGTTAAAATTGAGGATCAAGATGCCTTTGAGAGGGATTTCTTCCAGTTGAAACCATATTATACAGATGCCTG CAATAAACTCCCACCATCTCCTCAAGAGTATCCAATATTAGGTCTCAACCTTTTGAGACTACTTGTGCAGAATAGAATAGCTGAATTCCATACTGAGTTGGAATTGCTTTCATCTGCTGCTTTAGAAAATCCTTGCATTAAGCATGCTGTGGAGTTGGAgcaatctttcatggaaggggcATACAATCGTGTCTTGAGTGCTAGGCAGACAGTTCCCCATGATACATATGTTTATTTCATGGATCTTTTGGCTAAGACTGTGAG AGATGAAATAGCGGGATGCAGTGAGAAGGCATATGATTATCTCTCCATGAATGATGCTAAGCAAATGTTGATGTTCACCTCAGACAAAGAACTCTCGGAATACATTAAAGAG GACCATCCTGAGTGGGAGATTAAGAATAGTTGTGTCTTTTTCCAAAAGGCAAAAGAGTCCGCACCTTGCAAAGAAATTCCCTCCCTTCAACTCATCAACCAGACTCTCAGCTATGCTAGGGAATTGGAGAGGATTGTGTGA
- the LOC112792350 gene encoding uncharacterized protein isoform X2 — MADPELEAIRQRRMQELMARHGVGNQQNSEQQKAQDDAKREAEERRQMMLSQILSAEARERLARIALVKPEKARGVEDVILRAAQMGQIAEKVSEEKLITLLEQINNQTTRQTKVTIQRRRSVLEDDD; from the exons ATG gcTGATCCTGAGTTGGAAGCAATCAGACAGAGAAGAATGCAGGAGCTTATGGCTAGGCATGGCGTG GGCAATCAGCAGAACTCAGAACAGCAGAAGGCTCAGGATGATGCAAAGAG ggAGGCTGAGGAGCGAAGACAAATGATGCTTAGCCAGATATTGTCAGCCGAAGCACGAGAAAGAC TTGCTCGAATTGCTTTGGTGAAACCTGAGAAAGCAAGAGGGGTTGAAGATGTCATACTGAGAGCCGCTCAAATGGGTCAGATAGCTGAAAAG GTTTCTGAAGAAAAACTCATAACACTGCTGGAGCAGATAAACAACCAAACAACAAGGCAGACCAAAGTTACA ATACAGAGGCGTCGAAGTGTTCTCGAGGACGACGATTAA
- the LOC112792350 gene encoding uncharacterized protein isoform X1: MADPELEAIRQRRMQELMARHGVQGNQQNSEQQKAQDDAKREAEERRQMMLSQILSAEARERLARIALVKPEKARGVEDVILRAAQMGQIAEKVSEEKLITLLEQINNQTTRQTKVTIQRRRSVLEDDD, translated from the exons ATG gcTGATCCTGAGTTGGAAGCAATCAGACAGAGAAGAATGCAGGAGCTTATGGCTAGGCATGGCGTG CAGGGCAATCAGCAGAACTCAGAACAGCAGAAGGCTCAGGATGATGCAAAGAG ggAGGCTGAGGAGCGAAGACAAATGATGCTTAGCCAGATATTGTCAGCCGAAGCACGAGAAAGAC TTGCTCGAATTGCTTTGGTGAAACCTGAGAAAGCAAGAGGGGTTGAAGATGTCATACTGAGAGCCGCTCAAATGGGTCAGATAGCTGAAAAG GTTTCTGAAGAAAAACTCATAACACTGCTGGAGCAGATAAACAACCAAACAACAAGGCAGACCAAAGTTACA ATACAGAGGCGTCGAAGTGTTCTCGAGGACGACGATTAA